One Conexivisphaerales archaeon genomic window, ACATACTTCCTCATCTGAGAGACCTGCGGGTCGGCACTCGGGGCTATAGCTCCTGTTGTCTCGATCTTGTCGCAGTAGGCACTGACTGTACTCACGTCTACAGAGGCCCTCGGAGGATTGGCTACACTTGCCGCGTCCATCCTGTCTGCATCTACTAGGGCGGAGAAAACGAGGTTTGTTACAAAGTAACTAGAGAGTGAACGTTCATTCCGCCCTTTGCTACGCTTAAGGAGGTTCAGAAGTGCTATCTTGTTTATCGTAGGCATGATGCTGCTGTACTCTGGAAGGCCAAGTCCCTGGAGAAAGCTTGCAAGATCGGGTTCTCGGTGTACATTTGTCAGCTGCAGTTTCAGTTTTTGGCTTTGTGTAACTATCCGCTTTACAGCCTCCTCTGGACTCGGTATCCTGCCGTGGTGCCCTTGGACTATCATCATGGCTAGTAGTGGGAGGTTGGTGTCGCCCAACTTTTTCATACTGGCAACAAGTGCGTATAGCGAGGAGACCGTGCTGTGGGATTTAAGGATGCGATCAGAGAACTGCCCCGTATGAAGGTAATCCTGGAAATACACGGAAGACTTGCCTATGTCATGTGAAATACCTGCTATCCATGCAAGAGTCACATAAGGACCTGACACAAGGAGTGGTAGATGTTGCAGGTCTGCTATCTCGCTACGTGCTGACTCGGCAACAGATCGAAGATGGTCTGTTAGAGCTTTTCCAGGATGGGACTCAAGCTGGTAGGAAGACAATATTGTGTTCTCCCTCTTGGTCGATGAAGGTATTTACTACGCTGTTCCTGAGAGTTACACTGCCCCCAAGCGGGTTGTATAATGCGGAGTAAGATGACTTTAGGTTGCGGTCCGAGTCTATCCTAGAGGGAATGTCTTCTTCGATTGAATACTGCGCGCCTGGGACGACTTCAAGGTCTGGGAGGCGCTCGGCGAATGGTACCACGGACTCGACGCTGGCATCCCTCTTCTGCTCGACATATTCAAAGCATCCAACATAGGCAAAGTTGGCTATCATGGTGCTTGTACCGAGGTACGGCGTATAAAATGTCCTGTGTTGCGAGAGTGAGTCGACTAGAGCTTGTTCTATTGAAGAGTCGTCTAGGTAGAACCTGTATCTGGGTTCGACTAAGAGTTCGAGGCTGACAAGGGAAGTATAGTTGCCCCTGCCCTCCCTGTTCTCTAGGTAGGCCTTCATAACGTTCCAGAAATCCGAGTGTATGTGCGAAGTTGTGAATGAGATCTTTCTGACAGGGTTTCTGATGCCTAGTGCTAGCTTGGCCGAAGAGAGCGTTTCATACACGCGGTCTGATCTTATCCCGAGGAGCGCACCAACCAGCCCCTCCATCGCGCTCCTCGGGATGAAGTTGAATGTCAGTGCCGCTGTGGTGGTATAGGGCCTCCTGAAGTATGCGTAGTCGGACCACACATCGAACACGACGACCCTGCGACCCATATCAGTCCCTTGGGAATAGGTTTTCTACGGCGACACCGCTCCTGCTGGACCAGTCTTTTATCATTACATCCGCGTTAATTTCTTTGCCTTCCATGACCACCGTTAGGTCGTCCTTAACAGCATACTGGACCTTGCGGATGACCTTCCTATTGTTCTCAAGGAGTGTTAGAAAGGCGGAGATATCTAGGCCAGCCTGACTGATATCCTCTAGGTCTGAAGTCTTGTTCAGCCTCAGAGTCTTGTCAAGGTCTCCGATGTATGCCCTGTCTTCATTGTATATCACCCTGACAAGTAGCCGAGAGATCTGACCGTACTTGGAGGTGGTACTAAGGTTGTTGGTTCCATACCACATCGCCTCCATCATGTCTTTGATGTCCTGTTCTGTCAGGCCTACATCCTTTGCCACTGCTTGGTTGAGGAAACCATGGAAGCAGATGAGCGAATATTTCAGTATGTTCTTCTCACCAAACGTCCCTCCCTGTACATCCTCTTTTGTTGGGACGACGCGTGTATTCCTCACCTGGATCTCCTGTACAACGTTCAGTGAGCGTCCTATGGCAAACTGCACAGGTCCTACCTGCTTAAAGTGAATTCCCCCTACAGCAAATAGGAGGCCAAAGAGCCTTACATCGATGTGTCCTCGGATAAGGGCATCCTTGTCCACTGCCTTTTGCTCATTCTTCTCACCCTTAATCTCAGTTGTCGTTTCGGTGATGAAATTGCTTGCCAGCTCTTCGATGGTTTTTCTGCTACCATCTGGTTTGAGGTCCTCCCTGATGAAGATGGGTTTGCCTGCATTATATAGATAGTCTCGTATGGTACGCTTCAGCCTGTACTCGGTAACAAGGTTCTTCCCTGAATAGGGGTCTATTCTAGGCCTGTTCTCATCGGGGTCCCCATTTGGGTTAGCCATTCGCGTGTCGTATAAAAACAAAAACTCAGAGCGTTGTGCTATTTCTGACATATGCTGTGATTTTAGAACTTTCCTATATTTAACTCTTTTTGGACTCGAACAGTTCGAATCCCTTGCATACGCCTATCGCTAGGACAAGATTCATAGTTTCTTTGTCGACTTTCTCACTTGGGTCGAGATTTACGACCTCATATGCACCGAGTGATGCAAAGAGGTCGAGGAACTGAGTGGCCTTGTAATGCTGGAGTTTGGGCATCGCAGCTGGGAAGATCGACTTTAGTCTGGCATAGTCCACCTCAAACCGGTTCAGACGTGCCATGAATGTCTCTGAACCAAGGTATGCCTTCTGGGCCTTTATGACCACGCCGGCTGCAATTCCGATGGCACATATCGCCCGAAGATTCTTAGTATTCAGAAGCCTTGAATGTGAGCTCATGAATAAAGCTACGTCCTGATAAAGTGGGTCGCTATTCGGCCCGACGGCTTGCTCTACAAGAGGAT contains:
- the cas5b gene encoding type I-B CRISPR-associated protein Cas5b, coding for MGRRVVVFDVWSDYAYFRRPYTTTAALTFNFIPRSAMEGLVGALLGIRSDRVYETLSSAKLALGIRNPVRKISFTTSHIHSDFWNVMKAYLENREGRGNYTSLVSLELLVEPRYRFYLDDSSIEQALVDSLSQHRTFYTPYLGTSTMIANFAYVGCFEYVEQKRDASVESVVPFAERLPDLEVVPGAQYSIEEDIPSRIDSDRNLKSSYSALYNPLGGSVTLRNSVVNTFIDQEGEHNIVFLPA
- the cas7b gene encoding type I-B CRISPR-associated protein Cas7/Csh2, which translates into the protein MSEIAQRSEFLFLYDTRMANPNGDPDENRPRIDPYSGKNLVTEYRLKRTIRDYLYNAGKPIFIREDLKPDGSRKTIEELASNFITETTTEIKGEKNEQKAVDKDALIRGHIDVRLFGLLFAVGGIHFKQVGPVQFAIGRSLNVVQEIQVRNTRVVPTKEDVQGGTFGEKNILKYSLICFHGFLNQAVAKDVGLTEQDIKDMMEAMWYGTNNLSTTSKYGQISRLLVRVIYNEDRAYIGDLDKTLRLNKTSDLEDISQAGLDISAFLTLLENNRKVIRKVQYAVKDDLTVVMEGKEINADVMIKDWSSRSGVAVENLFPRD